Proteins encoded together in one Pseudomonas sp. TCU-HL1 window:
- the ribBA gene encoding bifunctional 3,4-dihydroxy-2-butanone-4-phosphate synthase/GTP cyclohydrolase II, whose product MQLDKIEDIIEDIRLGKMVVLIDDEDRENEGDLVMAAQHVKAEHINFMARFARGLICMPMSKSQAERLGLRLMVERNGSGFGTKFTTSIEAAAGVTTGISAADRALTVQAAAAPNARAEDVVQPGHIFPLVAEPGGVLVRAGHTEASCDLARLAGLNETGVICEVMNEDGSMARLPELIEFAKEHGLRIGTIADLIHYRAVHETTVERLGQQSVMTDHGQFMMLSYRDRINGDIHLALTLGELDGSPTLVRVQQSVCLRDLLGIQIPGSSGWNIQRCLARIAAEKKGVLVLLAGTETSADMKHKIDALNGKSKLPRASADGDPLMIGVGSQILRDLGLGDMRLMAGPAKYHGISGFNLQVSEYVVCS is encoded by the coding sequence ATGCAGTTAGACAAGATTGAAGACATCATCGAAGACATCCGCCTCGGTAAAATGGTCGTATTGATTGACGATGAGGATCGCGAAAACGAGGGCGACCTCGTCATGGCTGCTCAGCATGTGAAGGCTGAGCACATCAACTTCATGGCCCGTTTTGCCCGCGGTCTGATTTGCATGCCAATGAGCAAGTCCCAGGCCGAGCGCTTGGGGTTGCGGCTGATGGTCGAACGCAACGGGTCAGGGTTCGGCACCAAGTTCACCACCTCGATCGAGGCGGCGGCGGGGGTCACCACGGGGATCTCCGCCGCGGATCGAGCTCTAACCGTTCAGGCCGCAGCGGCGCCCAACGCGCGGGCAGAGGACGTTGTCCAGCCTGGGCATATTTTTCCGCTTGTCGCGGAGCCGGGTGGTGTGCTGGTACGAGCCGGGCATACAGAAGCCTCCTGCGATCTCGCCAGGCTGGCTGGTCTGAACGAAACCGGTGTGATCTGTGAGGTGATGAACGAAGACGGCTCCATGGCACGCCTGCCCGAGCTGATCGAGTTTGCCAAGGAACACGGGCTCCGGATCGGTACCATTGCCGATCTGATCCATTACCGGGCCGTCCATGAAACGACCGTTGAGCGGCTGGGGCAGCAGTCGGTGATGACCGATCATGGTCAGTTCATGATGCTTTCCTATCGAGACCGTATTAATGGGGATATCCATCTAGCCCTGACCCTGGGAGAACTGGATGGCTCGCCCACGCTGGTTCGGGTGCAGCAGTCGGTTTGCCTCCGCGATCTACTCGGCATCCAGATTCCCGGCAGCAGCGGCTGGAATATACAGCGCTGCCTTGCGCGCATTGCTGCGGAGAAGAAAGGGGTGCTGGTGCTTCTAGCTGGTACCGAGACCTCCGCCGACATGAAACACAAAATAGATGCCCTGAACGGCAAATCCAAGCTGCCTCGAGCGTCGGCAGATGGTGATCCTCTGATGATTGGTGTGGGTTCGCAAATTCTTCGCGACCTTGGCCTGGGTGATATGCGACTGATGGCGGGGCCGGCCAAATATCACGGTATCTCCGGATTCAACTTGCAGGTTTCGGAATACGTCGTCTGCAGCTGA
- a CDS encoding nuclear transport factor 2 family protein, whose product MSDIERRLKALEDRAELQDLAVRYFVATDDDDYATLEALFTPEAVFRAGGFTGGTDRAAIMAFLRSARANMGVTIHTPHYCLITFTGEDTATGVVGAHLEIAMAGQSLFGAVRYNDKYQRLHGKWHFSKREMLAVHVGPWEQVATSLTADLRVRWPGSDPQPADLPARRESL is encoded by the coding sequence ATGTCGGATATCGAACGCAGGCTGAAAGCCCTGGAAGACCGCGCCGAATTGCAGGATTTGGCGGTCCGCTACTTCGTTGCCACGGACGATGATGACTACGCCACTTTAGAAGCGCTTTTTACGCCTGAGGCCGTATTCCGTGCCGGCGGGTTCACTGGCGGTACTGATCGGGCCGCCATCATGGCTTTCCTGCGAAGTGCCAGAGCGAACATGGGCGTCACTATCCATACCCCCCATTACTGCCTAATCACCTTCACCGGAGAAGACACGGCAACGGGGGTGGTTGGCGCGCATCTCGAAATTGCCATGGCTGGGCAGAGCCTGTTTGGGGCTGTGCGTTATAACGACAAATACCAACGTCTGCACGGCAAATGGCATTTTTCTAAAAGGGAAATGCTGGCAGTACATGTGGGGCCTTGGGAGCAGGTTGCGACCTCACTCACCGCCGATCTGCGGGTCCGGTGGCCGGGTAGCGATCCGCAGCCGGCCGATTTGCCGGCACGCCGGGAAAGCCTGTAG
- a CDS encoding NADPH:quinone oxidoreductase family protein encodes MRAIICREYGPADMLTQGEMDSPAIGPDDIRIRVYGAAINFPDNLIIQGKYQAKPPMPFAPGFEIAGEVIETGTNVSTLHPGDHVMALTRDGYGGFAEEAAARAELAVPVPEGMDCITASGFYSSYGTSYYALVRRGRIQAKETLVVLGAAGGVGLASIEIAKALGATVIAVASSPHKLETARAHGADHLIDYGREDLKQRVLELTDGQGADLCMDTVGGEAFNSMSRCMRHDGRLLIVGFASGQIPQIPANLLLLKNFQVAGIFWWPAVQRNPAQHQASFRHLSELYRAGKLRPLIAQTYPLEKTPDALKMVLSRNLTGKLVITPTAEPRN; translated from the coding sequence ATGCGAGCAATCATTTGCAGAGAATACGGCCCGGCAGACATGCTGACCCAGGGCGAGATGGACAGTCCGGCCATAGGGCCCGACGACATTCGGATCAGGGTCTATGGGGCGGCGATCAACTTTCCGGACAATCTGATCATCCAGGGGAAATACCAAGCCAAGCCTCCGATGCCCTTTGCACCCGGCTTCGAGATCGCGGGGGAGGTGATTGAAACCGGCACCAATGTCAGCACATTACACCCGGGTGACCACGTCATGGCCCTGACCCGAGACGGCTATGGCGGCTTCGCCGAAGAGGCTGCGGCCCGGGCCGAACTGGCGGTTCCGGTACCGGAGGGCATGGACTGTATCACCGCATCAGGTTTTTATTCCTCGTACGGCACCAGCTACTACGCCCTGGTTCGCCGCGGCCGGATTCAGGCAAAGGAGACCCTGGTTGTGCTTGGCGCTGCGGGCGGCGTGGGCCTGGCAAGTATTGAAATTGCCAAGGCGCTGGGTGCAACGGTCATCGCCGTCGCCAGCTCTCCCCACAAGCTGGAGACTGCCAGGGCGCACGGCGCCGACCATCTGATTGATTACGGCCGCGAGGATCTGAAGCAGCGGGTGCTGGAGCTGACCGACGGCCAGGGGGCGGATCTGTGCATGGACACGGTGGGCGGCGAAGCCTTCAACAGTATGTCGCGCTGCATGAGACATGACGGCAGGCTGTTGATTGTCGGCTTCGCCAGCGGACAAATTCCGCAGATACCGGCCAACCTGCTGTTGCTGAAAAACTTCCAGGTGGCCGGCATCTTCTGGTGGCCTGCCGTGCAACGCAATCCAGCGCAGCACCAGGCCAGCTTCAGGCACCTATCGGAACTTTACAGGGCGGGCAAACTGAGGCCGCTGATTGCGCAGACCTACCCCTTGGAGAAGACTCCGGATGCCCTCAAGATGGTATTGTCGCGCAACCTGACCGGCAAACTGGTTATTACGCCGACCGCCGAGCCACGCAACTAG